Proteins encoded by one window of Desulfobacterales bacterium:
- the lpxD gene encoding UDP-3-O-(3-hydroxymyristoyl)glucosamine N-acyltransferase, with protein sequence MEFSLAELSEMVGGKVKGDEKKKITGPAPFEEANENQITLAGTPAFIKKINETKAGAIIVPESVIFDPNLRLLAVKNPQAAFAKILKIFTQKDEASKGISHNAHIGKNFTCGKNITISPFVFIGNNVILGNNVYIHPGAVIEDNVTIGDDVTIFSNVSILYGCKIGNRVLINAGSVIGSDGFGFAPEKEAYIKISHSGIVQIDEDVEIGACNTIDRATFGKTWIQKGVKTDNLVHVAHNVTVGENTLLIAQVGIAGSATIGKHAILAGQSGISGHLTIGDNATIGPQSGIAKNVAPGDIVSGTPAIPHKLWLKVQNLVTKLPDFKAKLNETEKKILEIEKKIMDLIINKTI encoded by the coding sequence ATGGAATTTTCACTTGCCGAGCTGTCTGAAATGGTTGGCGGAAAGGTGAAAGGTGACGAAAAAAAAAAAATAACTGGACCCGCACCCTTTGAAGAAGCAAATGAAAATCAAATAACACTCGCTGGAACGCCAGCATTCATAAAAAAAATCAATGAAACAAAAGCTGGAGCAATTATTGTTCCAGAAAGTGTAATATTTGATCCAAATCTGAGGCTTCTTGCCGTAAAAAATCCACAAGCGGCATTTGCAAAAATACTTAAAATTTTTACTCAAAAAGATGAAGCCTCTAAAGGTATTAGCCATAATGCACATATTGGGAAAAATTTTACTTGCGGAAAGAATATTACAATATCTCCATTTGTATTTATTGGAAATAATGTAATATTAGGTAATAATGTATATATCCATCCTGGAGCAGTAATCGAAGATAATGTTACAATAGGAGATGATGTAACAATTTTTTCTAATGTAAGCATACTTTATGGCTGTAAAATAGGAAATAGAGTTTTAATAAATGCTGGTTCAGTTATCGGTAGCGATGGATTTGGATTCGCTCCAGAAAAAGAAGCTTATATAAAAATATCCCATTCAGGAATAGTTCAAATCGATGAAGATGTAGAAATAGGTGCATGCAATACAATCGACAGAGCTACGTTTGGCAAAACATGGATTCAAAAAGGTGTAAAAACAGATAATCTTGTTCATGTTGCCCATAATGTTACAGTTGGTGAAAATACTTTACTTATAGCTCAAGTAGGAATAGCTGGCAGCGCAACTATAGGAAAACATGCTATTTTAGCAGGTCAATCCGGAATTTCTGGTCATTTAACTATAGGAGATAATGCTACTATAGGACCTCAATCTGGCATAGCAAAAAATGTTGCCCCAGGAGATATTGTTTCAGGAACGCCCGCTATTCCACATAAATTATGGCTCAAGGTTCAAAATCTTGTTACAAAACTACCGGATTTTAAAGCTAAATTAAATGAAACAGAAAAGAAAATCCTTGAAATAGAAAAAAAAATAATGGATTTAATAATAAACAAAACTATTTAG
- the fabZ gene encoding 3-hydroxyacyl-ACP dehydratase FabZ, translating to MEYDIVKILNILPHRYPFIMIDRIIELVPGKKVIALKNVSINEPCFQGHFPENPIMPGVLMLEAMGQAGGILAHKTLNLEKDDLLYFIGIDKVRFRKPVFPGDQLIIELEILRQRGKVVKMKGSVKVDGKIAAEGEFMTALGGKKHDTSNSNN from the coding sequence ATGGAATACGATATAGTTAAAATCTTAAATATTCTTCCACATCGCTATCCATTCATAATGATAGATAGGATAATTGAACTTGTACCTGGAAAAAAAGTAATAGCACTCAAAAATGTTTCAATCAACGAACCTTGCTTTCAGGGTCATTTTCCAGAAAATCCTATTATGCCTGGAGTTCTTATGCTTGAAGCAATGGGGCAGGCTGGAGGGATTCTTGCCCATAAAACACTTAATTTAGAAAAAGATGATTTATTATATTTTATAGGCATAGATAAAGTAAGATTTAGGAAACCTGTTTTTCCAGGCGACCAACTAATAATCGAACTCGAAATTTTAAGGCAAAGAGGAAAAGTTGTAAAAATGAAAGGTTCCGTCAAAGTTGACGGTAAAATTGCGGCAGAAGGTGAATTCATGACCGCTTTAGGAGGGAAAAAACATGATACATCCAACAGCAATAATTG